One window of Verrucomicrobiales bacterium genomic DNA carries:
- a CDS encoding polyprenyl synthetase family protein, giving the protein MNVQPIQFAIPRHSIQQRFRTPKKNVPQTVPERNRILHFIRNYIAEFNPVPPQPFEQLREHADKVLALLQCDPIYRDYIAVLINNEMWRETLASVPFEKRLLLLPKCLRVENKCPAPFDEFGLLCKQCGLCTIQDLQAEAEKLGYAVLVAEGSAIVMSLIQTGKIEAIVGVSCLSVLERAFPFMEAAAIPGVAVPLLQDDCIDTTVDLDWVWDYIHLTSDDRTRRMDLGALKDEVETAFTPTSLELIFGTATGETERIAREWLMRAGKRWRPLLTVAAYQAMSDTPGKPIPADLMKLAVAVECFHKASLIHDDIEDGDATRYGEKTLHEEHGLAVALNVGDLLIGEGYRLIGGLKVSDAQKVRMLEVASQGQRSLCRGQGAELCWMRQPSPMNQNQVLDIFRQKTAPAFEVALKVGVLYSDVDAFEEVEEVLHVYSEAIGVAYQIRDDLSDLGEAGETNDIAGFRPSLLLAAAHDRAKGDVKQVTESLWKRQLPAGMTIAQVEQLYRELKADERARTLLETYKEEAIRCLRDLENASLKGLLRRLVGKIFNDTEIKGWCKEFEVKNLGAQAASTQPAELRDLVTT; this is encoded by the coding sequence ATGAATGTTCAGCCGATCCAGTTCGCGATCCCGCGTCATAGCATCCAGCAGCGGTTTCGGACGCCGAAGAAGAACGTCCCGCAAACCGTTCCGGAACGGAATCGCATTCTCCACTTCATTCGTAACTACATCGCGGAGTTCAATCCGGTTCCTCCGCAGCCTTTCGAGCAGCTGCGCGAGCACGCCGACAAAGTCCTGGCACTGCTCCAGTGTGATCCGATCTACCGGGATTACATTGCGGTGCTGATCAACAACGAGATGTGGCGCGAGACGCTGGCATCCGTTCCGTTCGAAAAACGCCTATTGCTGCTGCCCAAGTGTCTGCGCGTCGAGAACAAGTGTCCGGCTCCCTTCGATGAATTCGGGCTGCTCTGCAAGCAATGCGGGTTGTGCACCATCCAGGATCTGCAAGCGGAGGCTGAGAAACTGGGCTATGCCGTCTTGGTGGCCGAAGGGAGCGCCATCGTCATGTCTCTCATCCAGACCGGCAAAATCGAGGCTATCGTGGGGGTGAGCTGTCTGAGCGTCCTGGAAAGGGCCTTCCCCTTCATGGAAGCGGCGGCCATTCCGGGCGTGGCCGTGCCTCTGCTCCAGGATGATTGCATCGATACCACCGTCGACTTGGACTGGGTGTGGGACTACATCCATTTGACCAGTGATGATCGAACGCGCCGGATGGATCTGGGGGCCTTGAAGGACGAAGTGGAAACGGCGTTCACCCCGACCTCCTTGGAACTGATCTTCGGCACGGCCACCGGTGAGACCGAACGCATCGCTCGGGAGTGGTTGATGCGTGCCGGCAAACGCTGGCGACCTTTGCTGACGGTAGCCGCTTACCAAGCGATGAGTGACACCCCCGGCAAACCTATTCCGGCGGACCTCATGAAACTCGCGGTGGCGGTGGAATGTTTTCACAAGGCCTCGTTGATCCATGATGATATCGAGGACGGTGATGCCACACGGTACGGAGAGAAAACGCTCCATGAGGAGCATGGCCTGGCGGTGGCCTTGAACGTGGGTGACTTGCTTATCGGAGAAGGCTATCGGCTGATCGGGGGGCTCAAGGTGAGCGATGCTCAGAAAGTGCGCATGCTCGAGGTGGCCAGCCAAGGCCAGCGCAGTCTCTGTCGGGGCCAAGGCGCTGAACTCTGCTGGATGCGGCAGCCATCGCCGATGAACCAGAATCAGGTCCTCGATATTTTCCGGCAGAAGACGGCTCCGGCTTTCGAGGTCGCTCTGAAGGTGGGCGTTCTGTACTCCGACGTCGACGCGTTCGAAGAGGTGGAGGAGGTCCTGCACGTCTACAGCGAGGCGATCGGGGTCGCATACCAGATTCGCGATGACCTGAGCGATTTGGGAGAAGCCGGCGAGACCAATGATATTGCGGGATTCCGGCCGAGCCTCTTGCTCGCCGCTGCGCATGACCGCGCCAAAGGCGATGTCAAACAGGTCACTGAGTCGCTGTGGAAACGTCAATTGCCGGCTGGGATGACGATTGCCCAAGTGGAGCAACTCTATCGGGAATTGAAGGCGGACGAGCGAGCCCGCACTCTTTTGGAAACCTACAAGGAAGAGGCGATTCGTTGTCTGCGCGATTTAGAAAATGCCAGCTTGAAGGGATTGCTTCGTCGTCTGGTTGGAAAGATCTTCAACGACACGGAGATCAAAGGTTGGTGCAAGGAGTTCGAGGTTAAGAATCTGGGCGCGCAGGCCGCCTCGACTCAGCCTGCCGAACTGCGTGACCTGGTCACCACCTAG